A genomic stretch from Hydrogenimonas urashimensis includes:
- the serS gene encoding serine--tRNA ligase, whose amino-acid sequence MVDLRQLEKEFDTVSAALQRRGVDENLLERIKTLFEEKKTVQKRLEAAQAEQNAKSRLFGQYKREGRDVSQLQREVAENKARIAALGEELRALEEKLTELATTIPNIPDPDVPDGADEEDNVEIGKVLKPAPFAFKPKEHWELAEENGWIDFERGVKIAKSRFSALRFEGARLERALINYMLDFNRDRGFEEVYVPFMANSESLFGTGQLPKFADDLFKIEGEDLYMIPTAEVPVTNLFRDEILKKKDLPLRLTAYTPCFRKEAGSAGKDTRGMIRQHQFDKVELVCITTPEESDKVFEEMVACASDLLASLGLPHRLMLLCAGDMGFSAAKTIDLEVWLPGQGKYREISSVSNTRDFQARRAKIRFKDEKKNRLVHTLNGSSLAVGRTLIAIMENYQQADGSILVPDVLRPYL is encoded by the coding sequence ATGGTCGACCTGCGACAGCTTGAAAAAGAGTTCGATACGGTTTCGGCAGCCCTGCAGCGCCGGGGAGTCGACGAAAACCTGCTCGAAAGAATCAAAACGCTTTTCGAAGAGAAAAAAACGGTGCAAAAACGGCTCGAGGCGGCCCAGGCCGAACAGAATGCCAAAAGCAGACTTTTCGGCCAGTACAAACGCGAAGGCAGGGACGTCTCGCAGCTTCAGAGAGAGGTGGCGGAGAACAAAGCGCGCATCGCGGCGCTGGGCGAAGAGCTGCGCGCGCTCGAGGAGAAGCTCACCGAGCTGGCGACGACGATTCCCAATATCCCGGATCCCGACGTACCGGACGGGGCGGATGAAGAGGACAATGTCGAAATCGGAAAAGTTCTAAAGCCCGCACCGTTTGCCTTCAAGCCCAAAGAGCACTGGGAGCTGGCGGAAGAGAACGGCTGGATCGACTTCGAACGGGGCGTCAAAATCGCCAAAAGCCGTTTCAGCGCGCTGCGTTTCGAAGGGGCCCGCCTCGAACGGGCGCTGATCAATTACATGCTCGATTTCAACCGGGACCGGGGGTTCGAAGAGGTTTACGTCCCCTTCATGGCCAACTCCGAATCGCTTTTTGGGACGGGTCAGCTTCCGAAATTCGCCGACGACCTCTTCAAGATCGAGGGGGAGGATCTCTACATGATCCCAACAGCCGAAGTTCCCGTCACCAATCTCTTCAGAGACGAGATACTCAAAAAAAAGGATCTGCCTCTGCGCCTTACCGCCTACACTCCCTGCTTCCGAAAAGAGGCGGGATCGGCAGGGAAGGATACGCGCGGAATGATCCGCCAGCATCAGTTCGACAAGGTTGAGCTGGTCTGCATCACAACGCCCGAAGAGAGCGACAAAGTCTTCGAGGAGATGGTCGCCTGCGCCTCCGATCTTCTCGCTTCGCTGGGGCTGCCCCACCGACTGATGCTTCTGTGTGCCGGAGACATGGGTTTTTCCGCCGCCAAAACCATCGACCTTGAAGTGTGGTTGCCCGGCCAGGGAAAATACCGTGAAATCAGCTCCGTTTCGAACACCCGCGATTTTCAGGCCAGGCGTGCGAAAATCCGTTTCAAGGACGAGAAAAAGAACCGTCTTGTCCACACGCTCAACGGCTCCAGCCTGGCGGTGGGGCGCACACTGATCGCCATCATGGAAAACTACCAGCAGGCGGACGGTTCCATCCTCGTTCCCGATGTATTGAGGCCCTATCTGTAA
- a CDS encoding tetratricopeptide repeat protein, with product MAAEEEVIILEEGEEGGGTAESFNEQESPTSETPGRKKRKLLFLLGGIGVLLLLMVAALVLLLAKKEKPPIEKVDTAGIAKKIKSSEKVRPLATPSQIERMIKKANLLYERGNKKEALSLFEQIATYSASISYYNLGVAQMKQERYDEAIESFKRAIKNGENRCISAINAAACALHLGDRKRFEYYLQIAEGNLADSYNSSLYSYLYALINYYKGNYFELLSAATHPVSKSYDKELNQIGAIGFTVFNRPLKAIDMLERSATPRDFLVLGQLYAQIGDYPVAVQYLQRALHESDYPLESRKSLALVELKNMMPQRASEILQKMKSDFKGRGEKLYPIRTKLRPSVYDIQAAQRRYAITEMINPPNAYRLLFEFAPFKVFNATQTINYIKKGNASIYVDETPEATKYLKRSSSISRVNLKISKAIGAAIDYRLRKAKALLQDALKHYPNHSILHYNLGLTYAKLGNFSKAHKHFLRSYHLDATNYLSAIFALMCEKLTGKPIPQIEQFVNDDLSQIEKPTETERFYRTLFYFYRGDISAATKWVQSEHSNRPIYLLLDILVSSSQGMWKRAQKSAKKLRDRLRDDLLSHLLYLQIRYRNEDIKQFSIKVQRYLKKHPLNLDAVYYGSAFTRENYIALRFVTGTLYRFNHRLEQKLLREVEDPVGIVEALALSDIFLKQYEKAYVLFNQLVDKYNMQDSRTLFLAAVASVGAGHPANASALLELSKLTDPNNLESRYALGLLYLEQGNTDAAIIQFSKIPDGACKPDYFDFEIKDFGKIAPAPASPSAPNR from the coding sequence ATGGCGGCTGAAGAAGAGGTCATCATCCTGGAAGAAGGCGAGGAGGGAGGCGGCACTGCCGAATCTTTCAACGAGCAGGAAAGTCCGACATCCGAAACCCCCGGGCGAAAAAAGAGAAAACTCCTCTTTCTGCTGGGAGGTATCGGCGTGCTTCTGCTCCTCATGGTAGCCGCCCTCGTACTCCTTCTTGCCAAAAAAGAGAAACCGCCGATCGAGAAAGTCGATACCGCCGGTATCGCCAAAAAGATCAAATCCTCCGAAAAGGTCCGACCCCTCGCCACCCCCTCCCAGATCGAAAGAATGATCAAAAAAGCCAACCTGCTCTACGAGAGGGGAAACAAGAAGGAGGCTCTGTCGCTTTTCGAACAGATCGCTACCTACAGCGCATCGATCTCTTATTACAATCTCGGTGTGGCACAGATGAAGCAGGAGCGCTACGACGAGGCGATCGAATCGTTCAAACGGGCCATAAAAAACGGCGAAAACCGCTGCATCAGCGCCATCAATGCGGCCGCATGCGCCCTGCATCTGGGAGATCGGAAACGATTCGAGTACTATCTGCAGATCGCGGAAGGAAATCTGGCGGACAGCTACAACTCCTCCTTGTACAGCTATCTCTACGCCCTGATCAACTACTACAAGGGAAACTATTTCGAACTTCTGAGCGCGGCGACCCATCCTGTTTCGAAGAGTTACGACAAGGAGCTCAACCAGATCGGGGCCATCGGTTTTACCGTTTTCAACCGACCTCTCAAAGCGATCGACATGCTGGAGCGGAGCGCTACTCCGCGCGATTTTCTGGTCCTGGGACAGCTCTACGCGCAGATTGGCGACTACCCCGTTGCCGTTCAGTATCTCCAGCGTGCGCTCCATGAATCGGACTATCCCCTCGAGAGCCGCAAGTCGCTGGCCCTCGTGGAGCTGAAAAACATGATGCCGCAGCGCGCTTCGGAGATTCTTCAAAAGATGAAGAGCGATTTCAAGGGGCGGGGAGAGAAGCTCTATCCCATCCGAACGAAACTGCGACCGTCGGTCTACGATATCCAGGCGGCGCAGCGGCGCTACGCCATCACGGAGATGATCAATCCTCCCAACGCCTACAGGCTCCTTTTCGAATTCGCCCCGTTCAAAGTCTTCAATGCCACACAGACAATCAACTACATCAAAAAGGGCAACGCTTCGATCTATGTTGACGAAACGCCGGAAGCGACGAAGTATCTGAAACGAAGCTCCAGCATCTCCCGCGTGAACCTGAAGATTTCAAAAGCGATCGGAGCAGCCATCGACTACCGCCTGCGCAAAGCGAAGGCCCTGCTGCAGGATGCTCTCAAACACTATCCGAACCATTCGATCCTCCATTACAACCTGGGCCTCACTTACGCGAAACTCGGCAACTTCTCCAAGGCACACAAGCATTTTCTAAGAAGCTACCATCTCGATGCGACCAACTATCTTTCCGCCATCTTCGCCCTGATGTGCGAGAAACTGACCGGCAAACCGATTCCCCAGATCGAGCAGTTCGTCAACGACGATCTGAGCCAAATCGAAAAACCGACGGAGACAGAGCGCTTCTACCGGACACTTTTCTACTTCTATCGGGGTGACATATCGGCCGCTACGAAATGGGTGCAGAGCGAACACAGCAACCGTCCCATCTACCTGCTTCTGGATATCCTGGTCTCATCAAGCCAGGGGATGTGGAAAAGAGCGCAAAAGAGTGCGAAAAAGCTCAGAGACCGCCTGCGCGACGATCTCCTCTCCCATCTTCTTTATCTGCAGATCCGCTACAGGAACGAGGATATCAAACAGTTCAGCATCAAGGTCCAAAGATACCTCAAAAAACACCCACTGAACCTCGATGCCGTCTATTACGGCAGCGCTTTCACGAGAGAGAACTATATCGCCCTGCGCTTCGTAACCGGAACACTCTATCGTTTCAACCACAGACTGGAACAGAAGCTTCTAAGAGAAGTTGAGGATCCGGTGGGAATTGTCGAAGCACTGGCACTGAGCGACATCTTTTTGAAGCAGTACGAAAAAGCCTACGTCCTCTTCAATCAGCTGGTGGACAAGTACAACATGCAAGACAGCCGTACGCTCTTCCTGGCCGCGGTCGCCTCGGTAGGCGCGGGTCACCCCGCGAACGCGTCGGCACTGCTGGAACTTTCCAAACTCACCGATCCCAACAACCTCGAAAGCCGATACGCCCTCGGCCTTCTTTATCTGGAGCAGGGCAATACGGATGCGGCGATTATCCAGTTCTCGAAAATTCCGGACGGTGCCTGCAAACCGGACTATTTCGATTTCGAAATCAAAGATTTCGGGAAAATCGCTCCGGCCCCAGCCTCACCTTCAGCGCCAAACCGCTAA
- a CDS encoding 2-isopropylmalate synthase, translated as MKKEKVYIFDTTLRDGEQSPGASMNTEEKIKIAMQLEKLGVDIIEAGFAAASPGDFDAIRRIAEAVKKSTVCSLARAVEKDIVQAGESLEPAANKRIHTFIATSPIHMEHKLKMRPEEVVRRAVEAVKLAKGYTADVEFSCEDAGRSDMGFLKEILDAVIEAGATTLNIPDTVGYRLPQEMGEMIRELHSHVGERAIISVHCHNDLGLAVANSLFSVMNGARQVECTINGLGERAGNAALEEIVMAIKTRSDIFTDVETGINTKEIYPTSRLVAAITGIEPQPNKAIVGKNAFAHESGIHQDGVLKCQETYEIMRAEDIGLEANRIVLGKHSGRHAFKERLEELGFELGPEDLNKAFERFKILADKKKEIYDDDIRMLIANEITNIPQTYELVGLQIADCSGGVPSAAVKIRHEGKELLDAGIGDGTMDAIFKTIDRISGHTGQLMDYRVEAVTQGKDALAKVVVNVRFDETKNAVIGHGLSIDTMLASAKAYIGALNSYLSMLPDECQIDECEGV; from the coding sequence ATGAAAAAAGAGAAAGTCTATATATTCGATACCACATTACGAGACGGGGAGCAGAGCCCCGGTGCGTCGATGAACACCGAAGAGAAGATAAAGATCGCCATGCAGCTCGAAAAGCTGGGCGTGGACATCATCGAAGCGGGATTCGCGGCGGCGAGTCCCGGCGATTTCGACGCGATCCGCCGGATCGCCGAGGCGGTGAAGAAAAGCACCGTCTGCTCCCTGGCACGCGCTGTCGAGAAAGATATTGTCCAGGCCGGGGAATCCCTCGAACCGGCGGCCAACAAACGGATCCATACCTTTATCGCCACGAGCCCGATACACATGGAGCACAAGCTGAAAATGCGGCCCGAAGAGGTGGTGCGCAGAGCCGTCGAGGCGGTGAAACTGGCCAAGGGTTACACCGCGGATGTCGAATTCAGTTGCGAAGATGCCGGACGAAGCGATATGGGATTTTTGAAAGAGATTCTCGATGCCGTCATCGAAGCGGGTGCGACGACGCTCAACATTCCCGATACGGTGGGTTACCGCCTGCCCCAGGAGATGGGAGAGATGATCAGAGAGCTTCACAGTCATGTGGGAGAGCGCGCGATCATTTCGGTCCACTGCCACAACGACCTCGGGCTGGCAGTGGCCAATTCGCTCTTTTCGGTCATGAACGGTGCGCGGCAGGTGGAGTGCACGATCAACGGACTCGGTGAGCGCGCGGGTAACGCGGCCCTCGAAGAGATCGTCATGGCGATAAAAACCCGCTCCGACATCTTTACGGATGTCGAAACCGGCATCAATACGAAAGAGATCTATCCCACAAGCCGCCTTGTCGCGGCGATTACCGGTATCGAGCCCCAGCCCAACAAGGCGATCGTGGGCAAGAACGCCTTCGCACACGAAAGCGGCATCCACCAAGACGGTGTCTTGAAGTGTCAGGAGACATACGAGATCATGCGGGCCGAAGATATCGGCCTGGAGGCGAACCGCATCGTACTGGGAAAACACTCGGGCCGCCACGCTTTCAAAGAGCGTCTCGAAGAGCTCGGTTTCGAGCTTGGCCCCGAGGATCTAAACAAAGCGTTCGAACGGTTCAAAATCCTGGCTGACAAGAAAAAAGAGATCTACGACGACGATATACGCATGCTGATCGCCAACGAGATCACCAACATCCCCCAGACATACGAACTGGTGGGGCTGCAGATCGCCGACTGTTCGGGCGGGGTACCCAGTGCCGCCGTCAAAATCAGGCACGAAGGCAAGGAGCTGCTCGATGCAGGTATCGGTGACGGAACGATGGATGCGATCTTCAAAACGATCGATAGAATCAGCGGACATACCGGACAGCTGATGGATTACCGTGTCGAAGCGGTGACCCAGGGCAAAGACGCGCTCGCGAAAGTGGTGGTCAATGTCCGGTTCGACGAGACGAAAAACGCGGTGATCGGCCACGGCCTTAGCATCGACACGATGCTCGCCAGTGCCAAAGCCTACATCGGCGCTTTGAACAGCTACCTCTCCATGCTTCCGGACGAGTGCCAGATCGATGAGTGCGAAGGGGTATAA
- the pssA gene encoding CDP-diacylglycerol--serine O-phosphatidyltransferase: protein MAERHFQIVYIFPNLFTAASIFSGVISIVSSIHGDFKKAVWLIFLSLLFDGLDGRIARMTHTTSRFGAEFDSQADIVAFGAAPAILLYTNVAQAYGRFGVLVTALYIIFGAIRLARFNVMSPKSDPTVFIGVPIPTAAVFVSIWVLMYERYESLHRFDWMLLFAVLLLSFLMVSHIRYPSFKTVQLKKPMLTKTLILLIGVASLLYLFPIEGFALMITLYIVWGVGRAVYMLFFRKSANRS from the coding sequence ATGGCAGAGCGCCATTTCCAGATTGTCTATATCTTCCCCAACCTCTTTACCGCCGCCTCGATCTTTTCGGGTGTCATCTCCATCGTCTCCTCGATTCACGGCGATTTCAAGAAGGCGGTCTGGCTTATCTTCCTCTCTTTGCTTTTCGACGGCCTGGACGGGCGGATCGCCCGCATGACCCACACTACCAGCCGGTTCGGTGCCGAATTCGACTCCCAGGCCGATATCGTCGCCTTCGGGGCCGCCCCCGCCATTCTTCTGTACACAAACGTTGCCCAGGCGTATGGACGGTTCGGTGTGCTTGTCACGGCCCTTTACATCATCTTCGGCGCGATCCGCCTGGCCCGGTTCAATGTGATGAGTCCCAAAAGCGACCCGACGGTTTTCATCGGGGTGCCGATTCCGACGGCGGCGGTATTCGTTTCGATATGGGTATTGATGTACGAACGCTACGAATCGCTGCACCGCTTCGACTGGATGCTTCTTTTTGCCGTTTTGCTCCTCTCGTTTCTTATGGTAAGCCACATCCGCTATCCCAGTTTCAAAACCGTGCAGCTGAAAAAGCCAATGCTGACAAAGACGCTGATTCTTCTGATCGGTGTTGCCTCCCTGCTCTATCTTTTTCCGATCGAAGGGTTCGCATTGATGATCACGCTCTACATCGTCTGGGGGGTCGGCCGGGCCGTCTACATGCTGTTTTTCAGAAAGAGTGCCAACCGATCCTGA
- the ftsH gene encoding ATP-dependent zinc metalloprotease FtsH has protein sequence MADNPKKNPDDQNFFNKNPLLTFAIFSLLIIVLFKSFIGTQEGQFGANNPNAMGTAPVTQTKTIPYSDLKKMIKEGKIKYVSIGETSIKAISSEGGFKTLYIAKKVGEDNTLIPLLDRMNVEYSGYTENNWLGEILFGWVLPILIFFGIWMFLASRMQKNMGGGILGMGSAKKLVNSEKPNVKFDDVAGVEEAKEEVKEIVEFLKYPERYIRLGAKIPKGVLLVGPPGTGKTLLAKAVAGEANVPFFSVSGSSFIEMFVGVGAARVRDLFEQAKKEAPAIIFIDEIDAIGKSRAASGQIGGNDEREQTLNQLLAEMDGFSSDTPIIVLAATNRPEVLDPALLRPGRFDRQVLVDKPDFEGRVKILQVHVKHIKMAPDVDLEEIARLTAGLAGADLANIVNEAALLAGRQNKEQVEQEDFLEAVERAIAGLEKKSRRISPKEKRIVAYHESGHALIAETTPGAKQVSKVSIIPRGLAALGYTLNKPEENKYLMQKHELVAEIDTLLGGRAAEEVFIGEISTGASNDLERATDIVKAMVSLYGMSDVAGLMVLEKQTNMFLGGGYSQKEYSEKTAEEMDDFVRSFLNERYKHVVARLKEYSEAIEEMVEELFKSETIEGKKVREIIREFEKKHGIKSKLVPEETELKAQSREARKQEEASQKED, from the coding sequence ATGGCGGACAATCCGAAAAAAAATCCGGACGATCAGAATTTTTTCAACAAAAATCCTCTGCTGACTTTTGCGATCTTTTCGCTTTTGATCATCGTTCTTTTCAAAAGTTTCATAGGCACGCAGGAGGGGCAGTTCGGTGCCAACAATCCCAATGCGATGGGAACGGCACCCGTGACACAGACGAAAACCATTCCCTACTCCGATCTGAAGAAGATGATCAAAGAGGGCAAGATAAAATATGTCTCGATCGGGGAGACCTCGATCAAGGCGATTTCGAGCGAAGGAGGGTTCAAGACGCTCTACATCGCCAAGAAAGTCGGCGAGGACAATACCCTGATCCCGCTGCTGGACAGGATGAATGTGGAGTACAGCGGCTACACCGAAAACAACTGGCTTGGCGAGATACTTTTCGGCTGGGTGCTGCCGATCCTGATCTTTTTTGGTATCTGGATGTTCCTCGCAAGCCGTATGCAGAAAAACATGGGGGGCGGGATTCTTGGCATGGGAAGTGCCAAAAAGCTTGTCAACTCCGAAAAACCCAATGTCAAGTTCGACGATGTCGCGGGCGTGGAAGAGGCGAAAGAGGAGGTCAAGGAGATCGTCGAATTTCTGAAGTATCCGGAACGATACATCCGGCTCGGCGCGAAGATCCCCAAAGGGGTGCTGCTGGTGGGCCCTCCGGGAACCGGCAAAACCCTTCTGGCCAAGGCGGTGGCCGGCGAAGCGAACGTCCCGTTCTTCTCGGTCAGCGGATCGAGTTTCATCGAGATGTTCGTGGGTGTGGGGGCAGCGCGCGTTCGCGATCTTTTCGAACAGGCGAAAAAAGAGGCGCCGGCGATCATCTTCATCGACGAGATCGACGCCATCGGCAAGAGCCGGGCCGCCAGCGGCCAGATCGGCGGAAACGACGAGCGGGAGCAGACGCTGAACCAGCTTCTTGCGGAGATGGACGGCTTCAGCTCCGATACACCGATCATCGTCCTGGCGGCGACCAACCGTCCCGAAGTGCTCGACCCCGCACTTCTGCGACCGGGACGCTTCGATAGGCAGGTGCTGGTGGACAAGCCGGACTTCGAGGGCCGCGTGAAGATTCTGCAGGTGCATGTCAAACATATCAAGATGGCACCCGATGTCGACCTTGAGGAGATCGCACGCCTGACCGCCGGTCTGGCCGGGGCGGACCTGGCCAATATCGTCAACGAGGCGGCGCTGCTGGCGGGCCGGCAGAACAAGGAGCAGGTAGAACAGGAGGATTTTCTCGAAGCGGTGGAGAGGGCCATCGCGGGTCTCGAGAAAAAATCGCGCCGCATCTCTCCGAAAGAGAAGCGCATCGTCGCCTACCACGAAAGCGGCCACGCGCTGATCGCCGAAACGACCCCCGGCGCGAAACAGGTGTCGAAAGTCTCGATCATACCCAGGGGACTGGCGGCACTGGGATATACGCTGAACAAGCCCGAAGAGAACAAATACCTGATGCAAAAACACGAACTCGTCGCCGAGATCGATACATTGCTGGGCGGAAGAGCGGCCGAAGAGGTCTTCATCGGCGAAATCTCCACCGGTGCCAGCAACGACCTGGAGCGGGCGACCGATATCGTCAAGGCGATGGTGAGTCTCTATGGCATGAGCGACGTGGCGGGGCTGATGGTGCTTGAAAAACAGACCAACATGTTCCTCGGTGGCGGATACAGTCAGAAGGAGTACAGCGAAAAGACGGCCGAAGAGATGGACGATTTTGTCAGGAGTTTCCTGAACGAACGCTACAAACATGTGGTCGCCCGTCTCAAGGAGTACAGCGAAGCGATCGAGGAGATGGTGGAAGAGCTCTTCAAATCGGAGACGATCGAAGGCAAAAAGGTGCGTGAAATCATCCGAGAGTTTGAAAAGAAGCATGGCATCAAATCGAAGCTCGTACCGGAAGAGACAGAGCTCAAAGCGCAATCCCGTGAGGCCCGCAAGCAGGAAGAGGCCTCCCAAAAAGAGGATTGA
- a CDS encoding 50S ribosomal protein L11 methyltransferase: protein MKDTYWELTVTPSAHLDLFLDFLQSLFPEAIEITDTSLIIRSKEDVAPLAESAREFAKLLAARTGEAVSVETSAQTKENVDWIAQYREAIRPVEVGEFYVYPSWESPKEGKRNIMIDPALAFGSGHHETTAGCLLAIGKYVKPGDAFLDVGCGSGILGIAASMLGARVDACDTDPLAVDNAQNNFSLNDQKPQKIWEGSVPAAEREYDVVVANIVADVLRMIAKDLKKRTKEGGLLILSGILDTKEAQIDDAFGDLELLETIADSEWRTKIYRKQG from the coding sequence ATGAAAGATACCTACTGGGAGTTGACGGTGACGCCGTCGGCTCATCTCGACCTTTTCCTCGATTTTCTGCAGTCTCTCTTTCCCGAAGCGATCGAAATAACCGACACCTCCCTGATTATTCGATCGAAAGAGGATGTGGCGCCGCTGGCCGAGAGCGCCAGGGAGTTCGCGAAACTCCTTGCTGCCAGGACAGGCGAGGCGGTTAGTGTCGAGACGTCGGCACAGACGAAGGAGAATGTCGACTGGATCGCGCAGTACCGTGAAGCGATTCGCCCCGTCGAAGTGGGCGAATTCTATGTCTACCCGAGCTGGGAGTCCCCGAAGGAGGGGAAACGCAATATCATGATCGATCCCGCCCTCGCCTTCGGTTCGGGTCATCACGAAACCACGGCCGGATGCCTGTTAGCGATCGGAAAATATGTCAAACCGGGCGATGCATTTCTCGATGTGGGCTGCGGAAGCGGCATCCTGGGGATCGCGGCTTCGATGCTCGGTGCCCGGGTCGATGCGTGCGACACCGATCCGCTTGCGGTGGACAACGCGCAAAACAACTTCTCTCTCAACGATCAAAAGCCGCAAAAGATATGGGAGGGATCGGTTCCCGCCGCCGAAAGAGAGTACGATGTCGTGGTGGCGAACATCGTGGCGGACGTGCTCAGGATGATTGCCAAAGACTTAAAAAAACGGACTAAAGAGGGCGGGCTATTGATACTTTCCGGAATACTTGATACAAAAGAGGCGCAGATCGATGATGCATTCGGCGATCTCGAGCTGCTTGAGACCATAGCCGATAGCGAGTGGCGGACCAAAATTTACAGAAAACAAGGATAA
- a CDS encoding response regulator, giving the protein MKIMVVDDSSTMRRIIKNTLNRLGYQDLLEAADGQEAWEVMQANKDDIGVLITDWNMPNMNGLELVKKVRGEASFEDIPIIMVTTEGGKAEVITALKAGVNNYIVKPFTPQVLKEKLEAVLGLND; this is encoded by the coding sequence TTGAAGATCATGGTGGTAGATGACAGTTCGACGATGCGTCGGATTATCAAAAATACATTGAATCGGCTGGGGTACCAGGATCTGCTCGAGGCGGCGGATGGGCAGGAAGCCTGGGAAGTGATGCAGGCGAACAAAGACGATATCGGGGTGTTGATCACCGACTGGAACATGCCGAACATGAATGGGCTGGAGCTTGTGAAAAAGGTGCGTGGCGAGGCCTCTTTCGAGGATATCCCGATCATCATGGTGACGACCGAAGGGGGCAAAGCGGAAGTGATCACGGCGCTCAAGGCGGGTGTCAACAACTATATCGTCAAACCATTCACGCCGCAGGTGCTCAAAGAGAAACTCGAAGCGGTACTGGGCCTCAACGACTGA
- the hisA gene encoding 1-(5-phosphoribosyl)-5-[(5-phosphoribosylamino)methylideneamino]imidazole-4-carboxamide isomerase, producing the protein MEILPAIDLKDGKAVRLTKGVMQSAKIYSDVPWRLAKTFEEMGSKWLHLVDLNGAFAGEPKNLVQIEKIRKNCNLKMELGGGIRDEATIERYLDLGIDRLILGSVAVKDPDFVKEMAAKYPIAVGIDAIDGYVAVEGWAEVSRMKATDLARAFADCGVEAIICTDVGRDGTLSGVNVDFTVSIAEASGIDTIASGGVRDLHDIEALLATGKIAGVIVGKAFYEGTLDLRKAFEIVA; encoded by the coding sequence ATGGAAATTTTACCGGCAATCGATCTGAAAGACGGCAAAGCGGTCCGCCTAACAAAGGGGGTGATGCAAAGCGCCAAAATCTACAGCGACGTGCCGTGGCGGCTGGCCAAAACCTTCGAAGAGATGGGATCGAAATGGCTCCATCTCGTCGATCTCAACGGGGCTTTCGCCGGAGAACCGAAAAATCTCGTACAGATCGAAAAGATCCGCAAAAACTGCAACCTGAAGATGGAACTCGGCGGCGGCATCCGCGACGAAGCGACGATAGAGCGCTATCTTGATCTTGGAATCGACCGGCTGATTCTCGGCTCCGTCGCCGTCAAAGATCCCGATTTCGTCAAAGAGATGGCGGCGAAATACCCGATCGCCGTGGGAATCGACGCGATCGACGGTTACGTCGCCGTGGAAGGATGGGCCGAAGTGAGCCGTATGAAAGCGACCGATCTGGCGAGGGCATTCGCCGACTGCGGCGTCGAGGCGATCATCTGTACCGATGTTGGGCGCGACGGTACACTTTCGGGTGTAAATGTCGATTTTACCGTGAGTATCGCCGAGGCGAGCGGCATCGACACGATCGCCAGCGGCGGTGTTCGGGATCTGCACGATATCGAAGCGCTGCTCGCGACGGGGAAGATTGCCGGTGTCATCGTCGGCAAGGCATTCTACGAGGGAACGCTCGATCTGCGAAAAGCGTTCGAAATCGTTGCTTAA
- the hisH gene encoding imidazole glycerol phosphate synthase subunit HisH, protein MNNQLIAIIDYNMGNLASVRNALAKIGASSQVVSDPEKVGRFDKVLLPGVGAFGDAMEHLRQNGMDEAVKAFAKSGKPMLGICLGMQLLFSKSLEFGEHEGLGLIAGEVVPFDSGLFETPHKIPHMGWNELFVQKETPLFAGLERGFYLYFVHSYHAVTADRYVIGRTWYGYEFVSAVQNGNVFGIQPHPEKSHDNGLKILKNFVEI, encoded by the coding sequence GTGAACAATCAACTCATAGCGATTATCGACTACAATATGGGCAATCTCGCCAGCGTCCGCAACGCCCTGGCCAAAATCGGGGCCTCTTCGCAGGTGGTTTCCGATCCGGAAAAAGTGGGCCGCTTCGACAAAGTGCTGCTGCCGGGGGTCGGGGCCTTCGGGGATGCGATGGAGCATCTTAGACAAAATGGCATGGACGAAGCCGTCAAGGCGTTCGCCAAAAGCGGAAAGCCGATGCTCGGCATCTGCCTCGGGATGCAGCTACTTTTTTCAAAAAGCCTCGAGTTTGGAGAGCATGAGGGGCTGGGACTCATTGCCGGGGAGGTGGTCCCTTTCGATTCCGGTCTTTTCGAAACGCCCCACAAGATTCCGCACATGGGATGGAACGAACTCTTCGTTCAGAAGGAGACGCCGCTTTTTGCAGGGCTTGAACGAGGCTTCTACCTCTATTTCGTCCACTCCTATCACGCCGTCACGGCGGATCGGTACGTGATCGGACGGACATGGTACGGCTACGAATTTGTCAGTGCCGTACAAAACGGCAATGTCTTCGGTATTCAGCCCCATCCGGAAAAGTCCCATGACAACGGGTTGAAAATTTTGAAAAATTTTGTGGAGATATAA